A window of the Cannabis sativa cultivar Pink pepper isolate KNU-18-1 chromosome X, ASM2916894v1, whole genome shotgun sequence genome harbors these coding sequences:
- the LOC115703819 gene encoding uncharacterized protein LOC115703819 codes for MKDFPSCFGENGIQVADSSSSSTSKNAQNLVTCVYQCKLRGRLCLITVTWTKNLMGQGLSIGIDDSANQCLCKVDIKPWLFSKRKGSKNLEVDSSKIEMYWDLANAKFGAGPEPLGGFYLAIIFNGETILLLGDMKREAYRKIESEPGRCNAILIAKREHLFGKKFYVAKAQFIDKGQTHDVGIECDTVGLSDPSLVIRIDSKPVMQVKRLKWKFRGNYTILVDGLPVEVFWDVHNWLFGNAMGNAVFMFQTSLSAEKLWSTHSVYNPSLLSRACSQQMKESQSQGLGFSLVLYAWKNE; via the coding sequence ATGAAggattttccttcttgttttgGTGAAAATGGTATTCAAGTTGCTGATTCTTCATCTTCGAGTACTAGTAAAAATGCTCAAAACTTGGTTACCTGTGTGTACCAGTGCAAATTACGTGGTCGTTTATGCTTGATTACCGTAACATGGACGAAGAATCTGATGGGTCAAGGCCTTAGCATTGGGATTGATGATTCAGCCAACCAATGCCTCTGTAAGGTTGATATAAAGCCTTGGTTGTTCTCCAAGAGAAAAGGGTCTAAAAACTTGGAGGTGGATTCAAGCAAAATTGAGATGTATTGGGACTTGGCTAATGCCAAATTTGGTGCTGGCCCTGAACCATTAGGAGGGTTTTACTTAGCTATCATATTCAATGGGGAAACGATTCTACTTCTTGGAGACATGAAAAGAGAGGCATATAGAAAGATTGAGTCTGAACCAGGGCGCTGTAATGCCATTCTTATTGCCAAGAGAGAACACTTATTTGGGAAGAAATTCTATGTTGCCAAGGCTCAGTTTATTGATAAGGGTCAGACACATGATGTTGGTATTGAGTGTGACACTGTTGGGCTCAGTGATCCTAGTCTTGTGATACGCATTGATAGTAAGCCTGTTATGCAGGTGAAGAGGCTGAAATGGAAGTTCAGGGGAAACTACACCATTTTGGTTGATGGGTTACCAGTTGAAGTCTTTTGGGATGTTCACAATTGGCTCTTTGGCAATGCCATGGGAAATGCTGTTTTTATGTTCCAAACTTCCCTCTCAGCTGAGAAGCTTTGGTCTACCCATTCTGTTTACAATCCTTCTCTGCTCTCTCGGGCTTGTTCTCAGCAAATGAAAGAATCTCAATCACAAGGTCTGGGTTTCTCTCTAGTATTGTATGCTTGGAAGAATGAATAG